In the genome of Bacillus thuringiensis, the window AATGTCATGTATCTTTCTTGCTTCCTTTCCGAAAACTTCTGCCATCGTTTCTGTACAATGAGTAACATGTTCCCCTTCAATCCAAGTAGACAATACAAACCGGTACTGTTCATCATTCCAAGTGACAAATGTAAATGACTCTCCCGCCCTATTCTCCTTAATCTGCATAAATGGGATTCCATGCTCTCGTAAATAATACGTAAACCGTACTTGCTCTTTCAATTGTTCATTTGATAACGTCCCAAAGGCTGGATTGCTTGTTCGATCGCTATTTATAAACCGCGCGGAATATCGATTTCCATTTACGATGATTTTATAATGCAAATCTGTATGCCAACTGTTCTTATGTAATTCTTCTTCTACTACTAATGTATGAATTTCTTTAAAATAATTTATTACTACGTCTTTTATTACGTGTTTCATACTATTCTCCTTACATACAAAAATTCATTTTTGTACTTCCGAATATAAAGCTTTTAAGGTGAGGATTTTTAAGATACACCTAATGTATTCAAATAAAAAATCCTATCCTACTGTGAGTAATAATACCGTTATGTAATTTTGCCGCCAAAATTACAGTAGCCTTCTTTCATCTATATAGATGAAAGAAGGCTACTAAATCTTTTTAAAAATCTAGTTATTTCATAGTGAATGTATTATTGATTAAATAATACATTTGTTTAACACAAATACTAAATAAGAAAAACTAACCGTCATAATGCAATTAACAAATTGAGGATTTTCATTTAAACTTTATAAAACTCAAATGTATTTTTTTCTAAACATATTGTTTCATCAGAAGTTTTGATAATGATATCAAAACGCTGACTATACGAATGCATAAATACTTCATATTGAATCCGGCGTTCTTCATGAGACTGCCTTAAATAATTTATATCAGCTCCCCTTTCAGCTATATCCCGGCTTGATCTTCTCATTAGTTCCGTTTCACCATCTGTATAAAAATAAATTTTCAAATCAAATAAATTAGGATTAATAAATGCGGCGCTCATTCCTTCCACAATCGTTACTTTATTTTCCGAAGAAATCAACTCACTTTTCATATAATGCGTATCTATCGTATAAAAATCTAGCCCAGCTCTAA includes:
- a CDS encoding uridine kinase, with the protein product MDKLLQEIINWLKMRDEQIVIGISGHGAAGKTTFTNRLVKLLNQNEVNYINTDPYIVSSDIRKHAVIHYTYQNENHRYKMTACHPAAHHLGALERDIHMVRAGLDFYTIDTHYMKSELISSENKVTIVEGMSAAFINPNLFDLKIYFYTDGETELMRRSSRDIAERGADINYLRQSHEERRIQYEVFMHSYSQRFDIIIKTSDETICLEKNTFEFYKV